A genomic segment from Torulaspora delbrueckii CBS 1146 chromosome 3, complete genome encodes:
- the PXP2 gene encoding Pxp2p (similar to Saccharomyces cerevisiae YJR111C; ancestral locus Anc_7.490), translating into MNSLLSAQRLVHLAQFHPKLRNIWYLLAAVTFSVCNQPQEIPKVYHYAMMLNSDVEKKDLNRLAEKTIDLLRKEATQLRSSIDETYPRPTPFQRQLTERFREAFVKSGPLGGLPKAINVLTTLKEVTPTVLIPSTKELDPFQAAAGNQPCYLNVGRACESAEQTTKRGIEHWNHVYSKVSKRVVNNLNSTYPDLWYYTLAHVYGPLLSYDEILSAQETSLIIIASLVPQDVNPQLRGHLKGAVNMGCDQETVEAARNLAVIVSQWCGVSWKSGVVKL; encoded by the coding sequence ATGAATAGTCTTCTAAGTGCACAAAGGCTTGTCCATCTAGCCCAATTTCATCCGAAATTGAGGAACATATGGTATCTGTTAGCCGCAGTGACATTCAGTGTCTGCAATCAACCGCAAGAGATACCCAAGGTGTATCATTATGCCATGATGCTGAATAGTGATGTCgagaagaaggatttaAATCGCCTTGCAGAGAAGACAATTGATCTTTTACGCAAAGAGGCTACACAGCTGCGGTCGTCGATCGACGAAACTTATCCTAGACCTACACCATTCCAAAGGCAACTTACTGAAAGGTTTAGAGAGGCTTTTGTTAAGTCAGGACCACTTGGAGGACTGCCCAAGGCTATCAATGTTCTTAcaacattgaaagaagtgaCACCCACTGTTTTGATACCGTCAACTAAGGAGCTAGATCCATTCCAAGCAGCCGCTGGAAACCAACCATGTTATTTAAATGTCGGGAGAGCTTGCGAAAGTGCTGAGCAAACTACGAAGAGAGGCATAGAGCATTGGAATCATGTTTATAGTAAAGTGTCGAAGAGAGTGGTCAATAACTTAAACTCTACTTATCCGGACCTATGGTACTACACTCTGGCTCACGTATATGGGCCACTTCTCTCTTACGATGAGATCCTTTCGGCACAAGAAACCAGTTTAATAATCATTGCCTCGCTTGTACCTCAGGACGTGAACCCTCAGCTTCGCGGACACCTTAAAGGTGCAGTCAACATGGGTTGCGATCAGGAAACTGTTGAGGCAGCTAGAAATCTG